GGCGAACTATCCAATGCTGGACAACCGATGCGCCGATTCACTCAGACTTTTGTATTGGCCATTCAAGCACCAAAAAAGTATTACGTACACAATGACATTTTCCGTTATCAGGATTTGATCTTTCccgatgaagaagaaacggaTGTGAGTGGAATGGAAGGAGGTATGAACGAGACCACTGAAAGGGACGCGGAAGAAGGAGGTCCATCTGAACCAGACGAAGACGAACATCAAACTCAAGGACAGCCGCTTACAGGGTCTGCACCAGCTGCCGAACCACAAAGTCAACCTACTATCATTCCTACTCAACAACCACAACTTCAACAACAACAGATTTATTACGCACAACCACCGCAGCCACTGgttagtataaaaaataaaacatagtaataaaagattaatacattctataaaatgtttatatcatttacattGCGTTAAATCATTAGGTGCATCCTGTGATGCAACAAGTGCTGAACGGATCTGTTCACGAAGAAACCACTTTGATAAATCAACAACAGCCTCAGCctcaacagcaacaacagcaacagcctCCACCGCCACCTCCTgtacaacagcaacaacaacatcaaTACGTTGCCGAAACAGCAGCACAAACTCAATTCGTTCAAGAAGCAGAAACAGATACTGCGGCGGAACAGCAAACGTCGGCGGAGGAAGAACCGCAAGTACAGTCGGAAGAAACTCAAGAACAAACAGACACTGAAACATTTCCACCATCTGCACAAGAATCTGAACCTGAGCATCAAGTGTCTAACACGAATGTTAGCAGTAGCGGGCCTAAAACTTACGCTAATTTGGTAAAATCTTTTCCAAGTTCCACCGCTACTCCTAGCCCTCAAGTTCCGAAGATATCTATGTCCCCTGTAAGTTCCCATAGTTTATGtaagatataatttcttttttatttgatttcaaCTTTTTGGATTTACTATTTAGACGTGACAAGGGACATTCGATCTTCATCGCTTCTTACTTTTCAGCCACCAATGACGAATTTAAGGTTAGACGATAGATCACCGTTACATCCTACAGGTAGCGGAGCTACGTTATCAGGAATGAATGTGGCCACGTCTCAACCACAAACACATAGAACAAATAGTAATCAACAACCTCAACAACAACCTCAACATCAACAGCAAAGAGCTTCGAGAGGTGGTCTTGTACAACGAGGTAATCTATAGCTATTTCTATAACCAatgcgatattatttttacctaCCGTAACTAATAACTTGTATATCTCTTATTAGATGGAGAAAGACGTGGAGGAGCAAGACCATGTCAGTACAGTGACGCTCATCAACTATTCCTTGGAAATTTGCCACACAATGCGTCAGAGCATGATTTACGTCAATTATTTGAACGGTATGGCAGAGTGGCGGATTTACGTGTACACAGTAAATCTAGTGACAGATGCAAAGGTCCATTGGGTAGTAACAACGCGACGAAAGTACCAAATTATGGATTCATTACATTTGAGGATCAATTAGTTGTTACGAAAGTATTAAACTCTTTGGTTAGTTTccataatcaatttttttttttccctaatATATTATCATCACAGAATAAagagtataatattatattttatcatagcCTATATTTTATCCGGATGAGCATGGACAAAAATTGAacgtggaagaaaagaaaactaagcCTAGGATGTCAATGGATGGTAGTGGAGGAAGGTTGAATTCTGGTGACGGTAATATGCGACCGATGGGAggacaacagcagcagcaacaacaacagcaacgtGGACCAGGTAATGATCGGAAAATCATTAAATGATCATATCGTGATGATTTAACGATAGCATAGATACATTAAGAGTAAACTAGAAtgtatgtgtgagagagaaagagagagtgagaggaagAACACGAGATAGTATTGATCGTAACATTTAGTAAGAGTAGTATGACACATCGATTGTAGGTGGACCAGGAGGAGTGATGAGGGGTGGTCAACATGGAGCAAGAGGAGGTCGCGGAGGCTTTTCAAGAGGAGGAGATGGTGGTAGGGGAGGTGGTGGAATGAGACAACCTGGTAATCCAAGTAACGCCAGTTATCAAAATCGTCGCTAATATAGAAGTGACGGTTAAAAAGT
This DNA window, taken from Vespula vulgaris chromosome 19, iyVesVulg1.1, whole genome shotgun sequence, encodes the following:
- the LOC127070816 gene encoding ras GTPase-activating protein-binding protein 2; its protein translation is MVMEASPSPQSVGREFVRQYYTLLNQAPAHLHRFYNQHSSFVHGGLDSNRESTPAIGQKQIHQKIQQLNFRDCHAKISQVDSQLTLENGVVVQVSGELSNAGQPMRRFTQTFVLAIQAPKKYYVHNDIFRYQDLIFPDEEETDVSGMEGGMNETTERDAEEGGPSEPDEDEHQTQGQPLTGSAPAAEPQSQPTIIPTQQPQLQQQQIYYAQPPQPLVHPVMQQVLNGSVHEETTLINQQQPQPQQQQQQQPPPPPPVQQQQQHQYVAETAAQTQFVQEAETDTAAEQQTSAEEEPQVQSEETQEQTDTETFPPSAQESEPEHQVSNTNVSSSGPKTYANLVKSFPSSTATPSPQVPKISMSPPPMTNLRLDDRSPLHPTGSGATLSGMNVATSQPQTHRTNSNQQPQQQPQHQQQRASRGGLVQRDGERRGGARPCQYSDAHQLFLGNLPHNASEHDLRQLFERYGRVADLRVHSKSSDRCKGPLGSNNATKVPNYGFITFEDQLVVTKVLNSLPIFYPDEHGQKLNVEEKKTKPRMSMDGSGGRLNSGDGNMRPMGGQQQQQQQQQRGPGGPGGVMRGGQHGARGGRGGFSRGGDGGRGGGGMRQPGNPSNASYQNRR